A stretch of the Laspinema palackyanum D2c genome encodes the following:
- a CDS encoding DUF6887 family protein has product MSENLQNLTNSELKAYMKAHRNDETACHEALKIMMSRRSETTAKYAYDITDEEMKALFQEKLRSKQ; this is encoded by the coding sequence ATGAGCGAAAATCTTCAAAATCTGACAAATAGCGAATTAAAAGCTTATATGAAAGCTCATCGGAATGATGAGACTGCTTGTCACGAAGCCCTTAAAATTATGATGAGCCGTAGAAGTGAAACTACTGCTAAATATGCTTACGATATTACCGATGAAGAGATGAAGGCTCTTTTTCAGGAAAAACTTCGCTCAAAACAATAA
- a CDS encoding DUF6888 family protein — translation MPTVAQAYGSVKVCQMLSNLYQVINVFRYDPALKTIYVQAGRNDEFAIIINEEGIWEFVE, via the coding sequence TTGCCCACTGTTGCACAAGCGTATGGGAGTGTTAAAGTTTGTCAGATGCTTTCTAACTTGTATCAAGTGATCAATGTGTTTCGCTACGATCCGGCGTTAAAAACTATTTATGTTCAAGCTGGTAGAAACGATGAGTTCGCCATCATAATAAATGAAGAGGGAATCTGGGAGTTTGTTGAATGA